The stretch of DNA ATCGTATGTAATATCATGCACACAACATCTTGAAAAAGAGATCTTGATCTCTTTGAACCTTCTTTGGGCATCCATTGATTTGTGCctgtcatgtttcatgcatcCCTCACATCCTCTCAAATCCCATCTAATCCCGTTTTATCCAACTTTaactcctctctatctcccgtTGCATCCTGGCCTGTTCCCATCCTATGTCATTTTATCGTACACCTCCATCTTGAGGATGGCGCGGCCGTTGTCGGACATGGTCGCCATGACGTCCACGGCGCGTCCGCTGTACCTGACCCCTTGGCCCTTGGCCTCGTGGCGCTGGAAGTTCGTGAAGTCCTTCTCGTAGTACATGAGCTTGTAGAGATCCTCGTCGGTGGCGCGCGTGTGCTCGAACACGCCCACGCCCAGCCAGTTCTTGTAGAACCGGTAGTCGAAGGGCACGGAGAACATGATGGCCACCTGCTCGTTGCAGTGGCGGTTCTGCATGTGGAAGAGCTCGTAGGTGAGCACCCCCACAGCGCCCGTGGCCGTGTTGTCGTCCTTGGTGAAGGAGCACACCTCCGTCTTCATGGTGCGCACCGTCGGCTGCGGGGGGTTGAAGTTGAAGCCACTGGACATGTGGATCCTGCAGGTGGACAAGGCCCCggggggcagagaaagagagagagagaagaagtgagaatgagagaaagagaggaagttggaatgagagagagagagagagagaaaggaagtggtagtgggaatgagagaaagagagagaaagagagagagagagaaaggaagtggtagtgggaatgagagaaagagagaaagagagagagagaaaagaagtgggaatgagaggaggagaagtggagaggggggggaaacGATGAAAGAGGGTAGTGGAATGCGGGAGAAAATGAAGGATGATGATGGAGAGaagcaaagagagaaagagagggggatgaatggagagagtgatgcagagggagagaggagggatggatggagagagtggtgcagagggagagaggagggatggatggagagagtggtgcagagggagagaggagggatggatggagagagtggtgcagagggagagaggagggatagaATGATGGGAATGGATATTGAAGGGAAAGAGACCGCAGTGTGATTTGGTTAATTACTGGAAATCATAACCAGCAGTGAACATATGGCATAACGTATATATCACATAAAGGAGCCAGATATATCAAAATGACTTGCTTTCAAGGAAACAAACACTACATGAGTATTAATATCATCATACACTTTTGTGTATACTCATTGAGCTGTGaagcccattctctctctctccctaatacacacacacacacacacacacacacacacacatacacacacacacacacacacacacacacacacacacacacacacacacacacacacacattccctatCTTTTCATAAATTGCAGGAAAAATGACTGGGCTTGTGcagtgtcagtcagtcagtcactctTACTTAGGGTTGACCAGGCAGAAGTAACTGCTGAGGTTGgtgatctcaatggtgcagtTACGATTGGTGGTTAGAGCCGCCGCTGCATCAGCTGTGTCGCACATGATTGCTCAgatctcttcttctcctcactTTCACTTCTCTTCCTtcgttctcttctctcttttttttccgaCCTGTGGGAGAAAAACATAGAGCCACACGCGCCGAAGTGATTGAGACATAGCCGACTGAGACAGATTTGAAGTGATTGAGAGATAGTCAACCGAGACAGATTTGAAGTGATTGCaagttctttctcttctcttttttttcctgcaATAGAAGCAATAGAAGATGTACACCCATTGACACGAAACGATTGAGCGATACAGCCGACGGAGACAGACTCGAAGAGATTGCAAGAGACGTGGACTGTAAGGAATCTATCTTACAGACTACGCTGGCATGCAGCGCAAAAACACGCTTTCTGTCACACAGTGACATAAATAAACTCATATAAAACCTCAGTaactattcatgggtttcatcaggttcctttccacaggtgtataaaatcaagcacttAGATTATGAacgcagactgcatggtgcttgattaatacacctgtggaaagggacctgatgaaacccatgaatacacTCAAAGACAATaaggtcattccacgtcaattcaaccagggcccacgcacttaggtctcaaaaaattctgaaaaaattaccaggtgtacctatgttacccaggagacacactgtaaaattactcttatgtaagatcaatactttccaagatacagctagttttacagggggaggggggtgtcgattttgttcggcctcttttttttgtcaaagttcacaagcccacagcgcaagaactaaaccatgtaggaggctcaaatgttgcatgctggtacataaataggaatagtatgtagcaaaatcgtcacgtttggtctggataatcctgcatggtcatagctgtccctcaaagttgataccaattttattggagtttttggctggattctgttcagaagacatatttgtactcaacataggctcttgatttattttccttactgagataagtagaaacactttcacaaaaaacaatgaacagaaaataaatcccttcagggtctgaacagcagacctcacaagtctgaaaaatcattttggttatcattttcagtgtgtctcctggataacataggtacacctggtaattttttcagaattgtttgagacctaagtgcgtgggccctggttgaattgacgtggaatgacccaataTATTACAGTTATTAGAATTATAGAGATCTAAAATAGACAGTGGATTTCCTCCTGTAAATTGTCTCAGTGCGTTAGAAGAGTTACCTCGCCAGGTAGACAACTCACCTGCTCAAGGTAAGGCAGTTCCAGATTATCTGGCAGCACTTCCTGATCCACGGCATAGACAGCATCTTCGCCGGCCCCTCCCTCACcagttagaggtgtgtgtgtgtgtgtgtgtgcgtgtgtgtgtgtgtgt from Alosa sapidissima isolate fAloSap1 chromosome 24, fAloSap1.pri, whole genome shotgun sequence encodes:
- the LOC121699584 gene encoding DELTA-sagatoxin-Srs1a-like; translation: MCDTADAAAALTTNRNCTIEITNLSSYFCLVNPKIHMSSGFNFNPPQPTVRTMKTEVCSFTKDDNTATGAVGVLTYELFHMQNRHCNEQVAIMFSVPFDYRFYKNWLGVGVFEHTRATDEDLYKLMYYEKDFTNFQRHEAKGQGVRYSGRAVDVMATMSDNGRAILKMEVYDKMT